One genomic window of Desulfovibrio legallii includes the following:
- a CDS encoding glycosyltransferase family 2 protein, with the protein MADLVSIIIPCYNDGKYLPEAVASARAQSYPDIEIIIVNDYSTDPLTNSLLEKFAAEGITVINTAPGKKGLSAARNTAIEAASGKYILPLDADDKVDPTYVEKSVAVLDRKPDVLVCTARVRFFGLRHHEWTQKPYSYANLVLEEHKVLSASLFRRKDWARIGGYEESLILGKEDMVFWLDMLKDGGDVEILPEILIYYRIKPFSMSALRAGAPTECEKVAAMYAARPDLFHDHIIDFMCYGANFRVEKSQRECLFSWKLFSHLFRLEWFLRQKVKRLFGRA; encoded by the coding sequence ATGGCTGATCTAGTTTCGATCATCATTCCCTGTTATAATGATGGAAAATATTTGCCAGAAGCTGTCGCATCCGCTCGCGCCCAGTCGTATCCCGACATTGAAATAATCATTGTCAATGACTACTCCACTGACCCTCTGACGAACTCATTGCTTGAAAAATTCGCGGCTGAAGGCATCACCGTGATAAATACCGCACCAGGGAAAAAAGGGCTTTCGGCAGCGCGTAATACCGCCATTGAGGCTGCGAGCGGAAAATACATTTTGCCATTGGATGCCGATGACAAAGTAGACCCGACCTATGTTGAAAAATCAGTTGCAGTGCTTGACCGCAAACCCGATGTTCTTGTATGCACCGCGCGCGTTCGTTTCTTTGGACTGCGCCATCACGAGTGGACTCAGAAACCCTACTCATATGCCAACCTTGTTCTGGAAGAGCATAAGGTATTATCAGCAAGCCTTTTTCGCCGAAAGGACTGGGCCCGTATTGGCGGGTATGAAGAAAGCCTGATCCTGGGTAAAGAAGATATGGTTTTTTGGCTGGATATGTTGAAAGATGGCGGGGATGTTGAAATTTTGCCCGAAATACTCATCTATTATCGCATCAAACCCTTCTCTATGAGTGCGCTACGAGCCGGCGCGCCAACGGAATGCGAAAAAGTTGCTGCCATGTATGCCGCACGGCCTGATCTTTTTCATGATCATATCATCGATTTTATGTGTTATGGGGCAAATTTTCGCGTTGAAAAATCCCAAAGAGAATGCCTGTTTTCTTGGAAACTGTTTTCACACCTCTTTCGGCTGGAATGGTTTTTACGGCAAAAGGTTAAGCGCCTGTTTGGGAGGGCGTAA
- a CDS encoding glycosyltransferase family 2 protein, with amino-acid sequence MPVQPSSTAVIILNYNGSSDTIECLRHVYRLECPPAMVIVVDNNSSDNSRQKILESWRSWAEPVVVSDPSIRLECASVFLALPENFGYGGGNNGGIQLAMRNSTCNAFWILNNDTLPDTKALNALCARANKFTEPAIVGSTLVFAYDRVTVQCAAGCSFNRWLGTSRPICGGSSLKNIDRVDPGTVEAQLGDIVGASVLLPKEIVAKIGLIREDFFLYLEETELCIRARNAGFVLAWAPDSIVYHKEGGSTGAESAVGERAFNRPAWVDYLALRNRVYMMRKHYPWALPVVAASYLGVMLNRIRRGQANRIPLIFRAAWDGLRGHMGKPVHLFPTL; translated from the coding sequence GTGCCTGTTCAGCCATCGAGTACGGCTGTCATTATTCTCAACTATAATGGTTCATCAGATACCATTGAGTGTCTGCGCCATGTTTACAGGCTTGAATGCCCTCCGGCTATGGTCATTGTTGTTGATAACAATTCCAGCGATAATTCACGCCAAAAAATTCTTGAAAGTTGGCGGAGCTGGGCCGAGCCCGTTGTTGTTTCAGATCCCTCGATACGATTGGAATGTGCTTCTGTCTTTTTGGCATTGCCCGAAAATTTCGGCTATGGCGGGGGAAATAATGGCGGCATACAGCTTGCCATGCGCAACAGCACATGCAATGCCTTCTGGATTCTCAATAACGATACCCTTCCTGATACGAAGGCCCTTAATGCTTTGTGCGCACGCGCCAACAAATTTACGGAACCTGCCATCGTTGGATCAACCCTGGTTTTTGCTTATGACCGAGTAACCGTGCAATGCGCCGCTGGTTGCAGTTTTAACAGATGGCTTGGAACTTCCCGTCCCATATGCGGTGGGAGTTCACTAAAAAATATTGACCGCGTTGACCCCGGAACGGTTGAGGCCCAACTTGGGGACATTGTCGGTGCGTCTGTTTTGTTGCCAAAAGAGATCGTAGCTAAAATTGGCCTGATTAGAGAGGATTTTTTCCTTTACCTTGAGGAAACAGAACTCTGCATTCGGGCGCGTAACGCGGGCTTTGTTTTGGCCTGGGCACCCGACAGCATCGTATATCATAAGGAAGGCGGAAGCACCGGCGCAGAGAGCGCCGTTGGAGAGCGCGCCTTCAACCGCCCGGCCTGGGTTGACTACCTTGCCTTGCGCAACCGCGTGTACATGATGCGCAAGCACTATCCCTGGGCATTGCCCGTGGTGGCGGCGAGCTATTTGGGCGTTATGCTTAATCGCATCCGGCGGGGCCAGGCCAACCGCATTCCCCTGATCTTCCGGGCCGCATGGGACGGTCTGCGCGGACACATGGGCAAGCCCGTACACCTTTTCCCTACCCTATGA
- a CDS encoding glycosyltransferase family 4 protein, protein MRTLAIDCRMARMSGIGVYLRNVAPRCMALLADAVRFRLLGYDGAFPVPDGVSWEPVSFDALIYSITEQYRMLPLLRGCDALWLPHYPIPVLAGIPLVVTVHDVTHLALPGLFTGIQKMYARLMFQAVRHKAAELLFVSEFSRQEFLRLVGRPRGGATVTPNGVDASWLECPLVDAPTQPPYFLAVGNVKPHKNIRLLCHTFAGIAGQCTANLVLAGAYTGFRSAETSTEALAAICPGRIHFTGALEQTELVHLMRGATALVFPSRYEGFGLPPLEALATGVPVVASDIPPVREVCGTHAQYFSPDSEGQLAQAMLQVLALPPQERRQHAAAGRAHAHTFSWARAAETTAQVLQKTLHL, encoded by the coding sequence ATGAGAACCCTGGCCATTGACTGTCGCATGGCCCGCATGTCGGGCATCGGGGTGTACCTGCGCAACGTCGCACCCCGTTGCATGGCGCTGCTGGCGGATGCCGTGCGGTTTCGCCTGCTGGGGTATGACGGCGCATTCCCTGTGCCAGATGGCGTTTCCTGGGAGCCTGTTTCTTTTGACGCTCTCATCTACAGCATTACAGAGCAATATCGCATGCTGCCCCTGCTGCGCGGCTGCGACGCCCTGTGGCTGCCGCACTATCCGATCCCTGTGCTGGCGGGCATCCCTTTGGTGGTGACAGTCCATGATGTGACCCACCTGGCCCTGCCGGGGTTATTTACCGGCATACAAAAAATGTATGCCCGCCTCATGTTTCAGGCTGTACGCCATAAGGCGGCAGAACTCCTTTTTGTTTCAGAATTTTCCCGGCAGGAATTTTTACGACTGGTAGGCCGCCCACGGGGCGGCGCAACCGTTACCCCCAACGGGGTGGACGCAAGCTGGTTGGAATGCCCCCTGGTGGACGCCCCGACGCAACCGCCGTATTTTCTGGCTGTGGGAAATGTCAAGCCCCACAAGAATATTCGCCTGCTGTGTCATACTTTTGCCGGGATAGCAGGCCAATGTACGGCTAACCTTGTGCTGGCGGGCGCATATACGGGCTTTCGGAGCGCAGAAACGTCTACGGAAGCCTTGGCGGCCATCTGCCCAGGCCGCATCCACTTCACCGGAGCGCTAGAACAGACCGAACTAGTGCACCTGATGCGCGGCGCAACGGCCCTGGTTTTCCCCTCACGCTATGAAGGATTTGGCTTACCGCCACTGGAAGCTCTGGCCACCGGCGTCCCTGTGGTCGCCTCGGACATTCCCCCGGTGCGGGAGGTCTGTGGCACACACGCCCAGTATTTTTCTCCGGACAGTGAAGGGCAACTTGCTCAGGCCATGCTGCAAGTGCTCGCCCTTCCCCCACAGGAACGACGCCAACACGCCGCAGCAGGACGCGCGCACGCCCACACTTTCTCTTGGGCAAGGGCTGCGGAAACAACAGCACAGGTGCTGCAAAAAACACTGCACCTATGA